The Azospirillum sp. TSH100 region TGCTGCGGGTTGGGCAGTTCACCGTTCAGCAGCAGGTGGCAGACCTCCAGGAAGTCGCAATTCTCGGCCAGATCAGCGATGGCATAGCCGCGGTGCAGCAGAATGCCCTCGTCGCCGTCGATGTAGGTGATGGCCGAATCGCAGGCGGCGGTGGAGGTGAAGCCGGGATCGTAGGTGAAATAGCCGGTTTCGGCATAGAGCTTGCGAATGTCGATCACGTTGGGGCCGGTGGACCCGCCGAGCAGCGGCAGCTTCAAAGTCTTGCCGGTGGCGTCGTCGGTCAGCGTGACGGTGCCGACCTGGGTCACATCGCCGTGCGGCGTGTGCTTGCTCGATTCCATGACCTTTTCACACTCCTTGCTGGCCGGCTGGGCGGCGGCTCACGGCCTCCGCTGCCGGACCTTGGTGGTTGGCCCGTCGTCAGGCGCGCTTTCGATGCGCGCTCTTCGGCGCTCTGGAGCGCCGCGCCGTCTTCTCCCGGTCTCCGAAGGATAGGGTGGACGTGGAACACGCATCCATCCTGGTCGTTGACACCTCCAGAAGATAGCAGAGGACATCATGACCGACACGCCTCAAACACGCACCCCCTCCGAAGGAATGCCCCAGCCGAAGAAATCGGGAGCCGACACCCATAACCAGACCCCGGCCGGCGAGCGCTCCGCGCGCGAGGATATGACGAAGACGCCGGGCGACGGTACCCTTCAGGACGCCACCCCGGCCGGGATGTCGTCGAAGGAGTTGCGGCAACGGGCAGAGGATACCGACGGCTCGACCCAGCCCGGCACCGGCTGACGGCTATTTCGCCGCATGCAGCCTTGCCGCGTCAGCCATCGGCAACGTCGGGGCGGGTCGCATCGGCTTGGGCTGCTCAGGTTTCGATGGCGGCGGGCTGTAATAGTCCCAGAGCATGGTGTTGGCATAGAACCAGCCGGCCTTGGCCAGCGACAGGCCCGACGCCAGCCCCAGTGCGCCACTGGCCGTGCCGGTGGCGTAATAGCTGACGGCCATGAGGGCCGGCAGGTTCACCACCTTGTAGGTCATGAACTTCCAGGTGGTGCGCTCGGCACTTTCCTTCAGCACCTCCGCCGGAGCATCGCCAGCGTGCATCTGCGGATAGGCGCTATCCCAGAAATAATCGGTCAGAACATAGCTGACGGAAGAGTAGGCGGTCAGCACGGACGACAGCGCCAGTCCCTGCATCATGTCGCCGGTCGTCACGGAATAGGCCACCGTGTTGGTGAGGAACGTGCCCACCTTGTAGGTCAGCGCCCGCATGGCCGAGCGCTCCAGCGACGCCTCGGTCCCTTGCTTGGCGGGATCGGTGGGCTCGGCGGCAGGGGCGATCCCTGGAAAAGCCAGGACCGATGCGATCGACAGGCTCACGGCGGCGTTGCGCAGCTGAGACTGAAGAGCGAAGGAAGCTGCGTGCACCGAAAACCCCATGACCGACATACTGCCTTTGCCAGTGTTGCAGAGCAGCAGACGCATGGCAATCGTCTTTCTCTCGCTATGCGTGTGCCCATGACAGAGTATGCGGTGGTCCGCGCCGCTCTCGAATGTTAGGGTCGGATCACTGACAATCCCGCCAGGGAAGACAGCATGCCACACCGGTTCTTCGCCCCGCTTCTGGCACTGTTTCTGCTTCTGTCGGCGCGCGCCGACGCTGCCGAACCGCTGAGCGGCCATGCCATTCTGGCCGGCAAGCAGATTCCCCTGCCGGCCGGCGAATGGGTTCTGGCGGGACGCGACGGATCGGGACAGTTCCAGACTGCGGTCCTCATCCAGCTGGACGGACAGCAGGTCCGCGCCTTCCTCATCGCGACCACGAACGCGCAGCCTGGAACCGCCGGTTGGGGCCTGACGCACGACTGTTCAGGCCGGGACGGCGCTTTCGCAACCATCGATTACGCCTCGTCCATCGACGGGGCGTGCCGATTCGTCGGGCGCGTCACCACCAGCATCGGCACCGGGACCGCAACGGCCTGGATCGCCGCGACGGAAATGGCGCGGCAGCAAGGCTGGACGATGCCGGACCGCTGGCTGATGGCGGGGGTCCGTCTGACCGACCGGAGGGACGTGGTCGATGTCCGCTATCATTTCGCGGACGGCAACCTGCGATCCACCATCGCCCCGCAGAGCGCCGTCGCCTGGAGCGCCCAAGCCCTGTCTGCGGTCCAGCATGGGCTGCGCGGCCAGCTGGCCGCGGCCGACGCCCTGCCCATGCCCCAATCCGGGACGGCCACGCCTGTTTCACCATCCCCGGCGCAACCGGTTTCCACAGCTGCTGCCGGCGAGGTGAGTTGGGGCACCAGCTTGATGAAAACGCTCAGTTGGCGGGCGGTCGGCACCGTCGGCGATCTTGCCGTCGCCTACCTGTTCACCGGTGACCCGGTCTTGTCGGGCGGGCTCGCGGCGACCGGCGCGGTGGTCAACAGTGTCCTGTACTTCGGCCATGAGCTGGCATGGGGCTATTCGAGCGAAGGTCCACCAATGCTTGAATTCCCCGGCGCATCGTCGAGCAACGGTGCGAGCAGCGCGGCGCCGGGCTGACGAGGTCAGCCCCCCGCCCCCCGCATGCCGGTGCGCTCGCGCAAGCTCCTCTCCAACCGGGCGGCCCCGCGCAGCAGAACCGGCAGAAGCTGGGTCGCCTGATCCCTGTCGCCGTTGCGGCAGAGAACCTCCATCCTCCAGGCAAGGTGCATGACCGCCATGCCGCCGAAACTGCCGGCAAGGCTCGACAGGTCGTGCGCCTCCTGCGCCAGCGCGCGCAGATCGACGGTGCCGGCCTGCATGGCGTCTGCCATTGCCGACAGCCGGTCCAGCCGACTCGAGACATCTTCCAGAAAACTGTCGACGATCAAAGCCAGATTCTCAGAGCCCACCGTCCCGACCAGATCGGTCAGCACGGCCTCGTCCAGGACCTCGTCGCCCAAATCATCGCCATCCTCCTTTCGACTGTCGCCGGTCTCTACCGCGGCGGCCGGGAGGGCGACCGTGCCGATCCAGCGGTCCAGCGCCGACAACAGGCCGGCACGGCTGATCGGCTTTGTCAGATAGTCGCTCATGCCAGCCCGCAGGCACAACTCGCGCGTGCCCGGCATGGCATCCGCGGTCAGGGCGATGATCGGCAGGCTGGCCAGCGCACCACCACCGGCACGGATCGCATGGGCGGCCTCCAGCCCGTCCATCCCCGGCATCTGGACATCCATCAGCACCAGATCGACACCGCCGTGGCAGGCAGCCGCCACCGCCTGCTCCCCATTCTCCGCCACTTCCACTGTATAGCCCAGCCGGCGCAGCAGAGTGGTGGCAAACAGCTGGTTCGTGCGGTTGTCCTCCGCAAGAAGGATGTGGCCACGGCGCGGCGCCTCCGCTGCTGTGGAATCCGGAGACGGCAAAACAGACGTGCTGGGAGCCCCCGTGGCGAACAGCCCTGTCAGGCAAGCGGACAACGAAGTCTGGCGCAGCGGGCGGTTCAGAGTGGCATGGGCCAGGCCAGAGGCCGGTCCGCTTTCGCTGCGCGAGGCCGGTCCCAGTGTGACGATCAGCACCCGCCGTGTTTCCGCCAGCGCCGGCTCGCCGGCGATCGCCGCCAGCAGCGCGTCGCCCCCCATATCCGGCATGGTCTGGTCGGCCAGCACCACGTCGAAAGGCCGGCCACCGGCCACCCCGCGCCGCAACGCCTCCAGCGCATCGGAACCGTTGTCCACCGTGGTCGGCCGGGCCCCCAGGCTGTCGAGCATCGACGCAAGCACGCGACGGTTCACCGCCAGATCGTCGACCACCAGGGCCCGGCGTCCGGCCAGCGGCCGTTCAGCCGGCGTCGGTGCCTCCTCCGCCAGGGCCAGCGGCAGATCGACCAGAAATCGGCTACCGATGTCCAGGCTGCTTTCCACCGCGATGCTGCCGCCCATCAGCTCCGACAGCTGGCGGCAGATCGCCAGCCCCAGGCCGGTGCCACCGAACTTGCGGGTGATCGAGCCGTCCACCTGTTGGAATTTGTTGAACAGGCTCGGCAGCGCCTCGTCGGGGATGCCGATGCCGGTATCGGTCACGGTGATGCGCATCACCAGATGGGCGTCCGTGGTTTCCAGCGCCTCCAGCTCCACGGCGACGGAGCCCTGGTCGGTGAACTTCACCGCGTTGCCGACCAGATTGACCAGGATCTGCCGGATGCGCGTCGGATCGCCCAGCAGCGTCCGGCGCAGCAGCGGGTCGATGTAGAAGCCGATCTCGATCCCCTTCTCGTACGCACGCGGGGTCAGCAGCTCCACCACTCCCTCCACCAGATCGGCAGCATCGAAGGGCAGCGTTTCGATGGTGACCCGTCCGGCTTCCAGCTTGGAGATGTCGAGGATGTCGTTGATGATGGTCAGCAGCGCGTTTGACGAACTGCGGATGGCCTGGGCGAACTGGTGCTGCTCGGGAGTCAGCGGGGTGTCGAACAGCAGCTCCGTCATGCCCATGATGCCGTTCATCGGCGTGCGGATCTCGTGGCTCATCGCCGCCAGGAATTCCGACTTCGCCTGGGTCGCCGCCTCGGCGCGGGCACGCAGGGCGTCGGCCTCCTCGCGGGCGGCGTCCAGCCCTTCGGCCAGCGCGCACATGTCGGCGGCCTGACGCTGCAACTCCGCCTCGAAGCGCTTGCGCTCGGTGATGTCGGTGCGGGTGCAGACCAACGACCCGTTGCTGGTCCGGTTCTCGGCAACGACGATCCAGCGGCCATCGGGCAGTTCGCGCTCGAATGGCATGCCTGGATTGCGGTGCTGGGCCAATTCGGCCTGGATCCACACCTCGTCGCTTGGTCCGTCCGGGTTGCCGGCGAATTCCCCATTGGCGACAGCGGCGCGCAGGATGTCCTCGAACGGGCGACCGGGAGTCATCAGCGGCGCCGTCAGCGGATGGGCTTCACGGTAACGCTCGTTGCACAGGATCAGCCGGTCCTCGGCATCGAAATAGGCCAGCCCCTCCGGCACCGCCTCGATCGCGTCGTCCAGCGTCTGCTTGGCGAGCCGCAGCTCCTCTTCCGCCCGCTTCTCGCGCGTGATGTCGGTATGGGCACCGACCATGCGCACGACCCGACCCTGGGCATCACGGATGTGGATGGCGCGGCTGAGG contains the following coding sequences:
- a CDS encoding DUF2061 domain-containing protein; protein product: MPHRFFAPLLALFLLLSARADAAEPLSGHAILAGKQIPLPAGEWVLAGRDGSGQFQTAVLIQLDGQQVRAFLIATTNAQPGTAGWGLTHDCSGRDGAFATIDYASSIDGACRFVGRVTTSIGTGTATAWIAATEMARQQGWTMPDRWLMAGVRLTDRRDVVDVRYHFADGNLRSTIAPQSAVAWSAQALSAVQHGLRGQLAAADALPMPQSGTATPVSPSPAQPVSTAAAGEVSWGTSLMKTLSWRAVGTVGDLAVAYLFTGDPVLSGGLAATGAVVNSVLYFGHELAWGYSSEGPPMLEFPGASSSNGASSAAPG
- a CDS encoding response regulator, whose translation is MSAEVADGAVMAHIPAALPPDEGRRLAVLNSYCILDTPAEPGFDNITRLAQHFFRTRIALVSLIDRERQWFKSRVGLEATETHRDFAFCAHAIWEDGVLVVPDATKDPRFAGNPLVTGAPHIRFYAGAPLVADGQRLGTLCVIDDTPRDGFDAREAETLTQLAQLVVDEMTLRREVARREQAEAELSDRSRLLNLAEEIGQFGHWYIDFVTGARRWSDEVYRIMGLAPGQEPPTVELSRTCYHPDDLPRLSALAERARETGEGFSVEMRVIRPNRELRHVFIRGMAECGADGRPVGLLGVVQDITDSKREEAELRSNRELLDLTVQATRDGIWDWNLEGGGIWFSPTWKEQLGYRDGELENSLDMWAGLIFEEDRIAALETVRAYNAGLIPKFEAVQRFRHKQGHTVYILSRAIHIRDAQGRVVRMVGAHTDITREKRAEEELRLAKQTLDDAIEAVPEGLAYFDAEDRLILCNERYREAHPLTAPLMTPGRPFEDILRAAVANGEFAGNPDGPSDEVWIQAELAQHRNPGMPFERELPDGRWIVVAENRTSNGSLVCTRTDITERKRFEAELQRQAADMCALAEGLDAAREEADALRARAEAATQAKSEFLAAMSHEIRTPMNGIMGMTELLFDTPLTPEQHQFAQAIRSSSNALLTIINDILDISKLEAGRVTIETLPFDAADLVEGVVELLTPRAYEKGIEIGFYIDPLLRRTLLGDPTRIRQILVNLVGNAVKFTDQGSVAVELEALETTDAHLVMRITVTDTGIGIPDEALPSLFNKFQQVDGSITRKFGGTGLGLAICRQLSELMGGSIAVESSLDIGSRFLVDLPLALAEEAPTPAERPLAGRRALVVDDLAVNRRVLASMLDSLGARPTTVDNGSDALEALRRGVAGGRPFDVVLADQTMPDMGGDALLAAIAGEPALAETRRVLIVTLGPASRSESGPASGLAHATLNRPLRQTSLSACLTGLFATGAPSTSVLPSPDSTAAEAPRRGHILLAEDNRTNQLFATTLLRRLGYTVEVAENGEQAVAAACHGGVDLVLMDVQMPGMDGLEAAHAIRAGGGALASLPIIALTADAMPGTRELCLRAGMSDYLTKPISRAGLLSALDRWIGTVALPAAAVETGDSRKEDGDDLGDEVLDEAVLTDLVGTVGSENLALIVDSFLEDVSSRLDRLSAMADAMQAGTVDLRALAQEAHDLSSLAGSFGGMAVMHLAWRMEVLCRNGDRDQATQLLPVLLRGAARLERSLRERTGMRGAGG